The following proteins are encoded in a genomic region of Fusarium keratoplasticum isolate Fu6.1 chromosome 9, whole genome shotgun sequence:
- a CDS encoding PepX-C domain-containing protein, with amino-acid sequence MSTSQLPIRVLEDEKIVLSDGTVLSALIWMPKNAEASHVPAILEYLPYRKRDGTSFRDALNHPYVAAHGYACVRVDMRGSGDSEGVLLGEYLKQEQDDALEILQWIASQAWCTGSIGMMGISWGGFNGLQVAARRPKELKAVISLCSTDDRYDNDVHYMGGCQLVDNFLWGATMFSIAPTPPDPALVGDKWRDMWMERLETGSPYIEGWHQHQRRDEFWEHASICQDYSAVQCPVYLVGGWHDPYSNSIFRMLEHLECPKKGLVGPWAHKYPNFAVPRPQIGFLQEMLRWWDKWLKGKETGIMDEPMLRCYLEDTTPPQRFYTHRPGRWVAETSWPSGRGSTKVLSLAPGQLLDGALISKQHISFCSPQTVGFAAGRWVPYGFDSDLPGDQRDEAAGSQVFDTEPLTQPLEFLGPIMVRLRIASDKPNAFIAAVVSEVLPDGSATRLTYGVLNLTHREGHVDLKPLEPGQFYDVAVKLNECGQRVGVGSVLRLALSSSYFPTVWPSPEAATLTVDCAASTLELPTRPSCPEDDRLAAFEPPVCSPPLKAKTLRPPGNKNSIAKNLETDEVTISFDADEGLFENEENGWRFGGFTKVTCSVRPDDPLSAQADQNFRQEFGREDLSLAIDGWTKMTATKTDWLINTRMEAWENKDKIFEREHSYKIPRDHM; translated from the coding sequence ATGTCGACTTCTCAACTCCCAATACGCGTCCTAGAGGATGAAAAAATCGTCCTCTCGGACGGCACTGTCCTCTCGGCCCTGATCTGGATGCCCAAGAATGCAGAGGCCAGCCATGTTCCAGCAATCCTCGAGTACTTGCCCTACCGAAAACGAGATGGCACCTCCTTTCGGGACGCCCTCAATCATCCCTACGTCGCCGCCCATGGGTATGCCTGCGTCCGCGTCGACATGCGAGGCTCAGGAGACTCGGAAGGCGTCCTACTCGGCGAGTATCTCAAGCAGGAGCAGGATGACGCCCTGGAGATTCTGCAGTGGATCGCGTCTCAAGCGTGGTGCACTGGGTCTATCGGCATGATGGGGATCTCCTGGGGAGGCTTCAACGGGCTTCAAGTCGCCGCTCGACGTcccaaggagctcaaggcggTCATCTCGCTCTGCTCTACTGATGACCGCTACGACAATGACGTCCACTACATGGGCGGCTGTCAGCTTGTCGACAACTTCCTCTGGGGAGCCACCATGTTCTCCATTGCGCCCACGCCGCCCGATCCAGCCCTCGTCGGCGACAAGTGGCGTGACATGTGGATGGAACGCCTGGAGACGGGCTCGCCTTATATTGAGGGGTGGCACCAGCATCAGAGACGCGACGAGTTCTGGGAACATGCGTCCATCTGCCAGGACTACAGCGCCGTCCAGTGCCCCGTCTACCTCGTCGGCGGTTGGCACGACCCCTATTCCAACTCCATCTTCCGCATGCTAGAGCACCTCGAGTGTCCCAAGAAGGGCCTAGTTGGGCCCTGGGCGCACAAGTACCCCAACTTTGCAGTGCCCAGGCCGCAGATTGGCTTCCTGCAGGAGATGCTGCGTTGGTGGGATAAGTggctcaagggcaaggagacgGGCATCATGGATGAGCCCATGTTGCGGTGCTATCTGGAGGACACGACGCCGCCGCAGAGATTCTATACCCATCGGCCTGGACGATGGGTTGCTGAGACGAGTTGGCCTAGCGGGAGGGGCTCAACCAAGGTCTTGAGTCTTGCGCCAGGACAGCTGCTTGATGGTGCCTTGATCAGTAAGCAGCACATCTCGTTCTGCTCGCCTCAGACTGTTGGGTTCGCCGCTGGGAGATGGGTTCCCTACGGTTTCGACTCGGACTTGCCTGGTGACCAGCGTGACGAGGCTGCTGGCTCCCAGGTGTTTGACACTGAGCCGCTTACCCAGCCTCTGGAGTTCCTTGGTCCCATCATGGTTCGTCTTCGCATCGCTAGCGACAAGCCAAACGCCTTCATCGCAGCCGTCGTCTCCGAGGTGCTGCCGGACGGTTCAGCGACAAGGCTCACCTACGGAGTTTTGAATCTCACCCACCGTGAGGGTCATGTAGACCTGAAGCCTCTCGAGCCAGGCCAGTTCTACGACGTAGCCGTCAAGTTGAACGAGTGCGGCCAACGCGTAGGCGTCGGAAGCGTTCTCCGTCTCGCGCTATCGTCGTCATATTTCCCGACCGTATGGCCCTCGCCCGAAGCTGCAACTCTGACGGTTGATTGTGCTGCCAGCACTCTGGAACTTCCAACCCGGCCATCTTGTCCGGAGGATGACCGTTTGGCGGCTTTCGAACCTCCTGTGTGCAGCCCGCcactcaaggccaagacactGCGCCCTCCTGGGAACAAGAacagcatcgccaagaacTTGGAGACAGATGAGGTCACCATTAGCTTTGACGCTGACGAGGGACTGTTTGAGAATGAAGAGAATGGATGGCGCTTTGGGGGCTTTACCAAAGTCACCTGCAGTGTCCGGCCAGATGACCCCCTGTCGGCACAGGCTGACCAGAACTTTCGTCAAGAGTTTGGCCGCGAGGATTTGAGTCTGGCTATCGATGGTTGGACTAAAATGACGGCCACCAAGACGGACTGGCTGATCAACACGCGGATGGAAGCGTGggagaacaaggacaagatctttgagcGGGAACACTCTTACAAGATCCCTCGTGACCACATGTAG
- a CDS encoding MFS domain-containing protein yields MSSIDNKKSPGDINTITVVRGAEAEMTTVKSHDVGHTTESTFSRVSVWLMLIFMSIATASDGYNAAVIGNISLLFDVLYPGALTSTMYSRLSNAFLIGMILGMVAFGYIADQFGRKTGAVMTTIILTVGVIISAAASGKTETGMLWMLVVGRGIAGVGAGGEYPVTGAGAMEATDESSGFRKRRGFVFAIMSEVAASLGYCFGALVPLILLLCVNQRENRYELVWRLAFGLGMVPPLVIFWFRLRIAVSTAFRKSALRKQKQPYLLMVKKYWRRLLAAGWTWFIYNWISIPFGVFSSTVVSRANASESMIKTLGWGVIINSFYLPGPFLGGWLADKIGRRQTMTLGFVLQAVLGFILGGAYDKIQSIFPLFVVMYGIFLTLGEVGPGSTIALISAEPFPTSIRGQCNGLISAFAKVGATAGTEVFAAILTNYKHREERGNQTVFMIGSAFALLGAVLAWFLLEDVSLNLDDEDEEWKRYLAAHGWEGTWGDNETQDPRRAVQ; encoded by the exons ATGTCGTCGATTGACAACAAAAAGTCCCCTGGggacatcaacaccatcactgTCGTCCGTGGCGCGGAGGCTGAGATGACCACCGTCAAAAGCCACGATGTCGGTCACACGACCGAATCCACCTTTAGCAGAGTCTCAGTCTGGCTCATGCTCATCTTCATGTCCATCGCTACAGCCTCAGATGGCTA TAACGCCGCTGTGATTGGCAACATCTCTCTACTCTTTGACGTCCTGTACCCGGGTGCCTTGACCTCAACCATGTACTCTCGCCTATCAAACGCTTTCCTGATTGGCATGATCCTCGGCATGGTCGCCTTTGGCTACATCGCCGACCAGTTTGGCCGCAAGACTGGGGCTGTCATGACAACTATTATCCTGACCGTCGGTGTGATAATCAGTGCAGCCGCAAGCGGCAAAACGGAGACGGGCATGCTGTGGATGCTGGTCGTCGGACGAGGCATCGCCGGAGTTGGTGCCGGCGGCGAGTACCCAGTCACAG GCGCTGGTGCCATGGAGGCCACAGATGAATCAAGTGGATTCCGCAAGCGTCGAGGCTTCGTCTTCGCCATTATGAGCGAGGTCGCAGCCTCGCTGGGCTATTGCTTCGGAGCCCTCGTGCCCCTTATCCTCCTCCTGTGCGTCAATCAGCGCGAGAACCGATACGAACTTGTCTGGCGGTTGGcctttggccttggcatgGTCCCTCCCCTGGTTATCTTCTGGTTCCGTCTCAGGATTGCCGTGTCAACCGCCTTCCGCAAGTCCGCCCTTcggaagcagaagcagccatACTTGCTTATGGTCAAGAAGTATTGGCGTCGACTCCTCGCCGCCGGATGGACTTGGTTCATCTACAACTGGATCTCCATTCCATTCGGTGTCTTCAGCTCAACTGTCGTGTCCAGAGCGAATGCGTCCGAGTCCATGATCAAGACCCTCGGCTGGGGTGTCATAATCAATAGCTTCTATCTCCCTGGCCCGTTCCTTggtggatggctggccgaCAAGATCGGCAGGAGACAGACCATGACTCTGGGATTTGTTCTCCAGGCTGTGCTCGGATTTATTCTTGGAGGAGCCTATGACAAGATTCAGTCCATCTTTCCCCTGTTCGTCGTCATGTACGGCATCTTCCTTACTCTAGGAGAAGTTGGCCCTGGAAG CACCATTGCTCTCATCTCGGCTGAGCCATTCCCAACCTCAATTCGTGGCCAGTGCAACGGTCTGATCTCAGCCTTTGCTAAAGTCGGTGCCACCGCCGGCACAGAG GTCTTTGCCGCCATTCTTACCAACTACAAACacagagaggagagaggaaaCCAGACTGTCTTCATGATCGGCTCGGCGTTTGCTCTCCTTGGCGCAGTCCTCGCCTGGTTCCTGCTCGAAGACGTTAGCCTTAACCtagatgatgaagacgaggagtGGAAGCGCTACCTCGCCGCTCACGGTTGGGAGGGGACTTGGGGAGACAATGAGACGCAGGACCCGCGTAGGGCGGTGCAGTAG